The DNA segment CCGGCCAATCTTAACTACGACCCAGCCCATGGTAAGCGCCACTGCCGCATACACCGCGCCGCTCGCCACCATCAATGCTTGAGGCGTGAGTGCCACCATGCCCGGCAACTGGGAGTTGAGTATAGCCTCTATCCAGGAAATCTCGGTCCAGGTCTGGTAGAGGCCAAACAGGCAGACCCATCCTGTCCAAGCCCATAAGGCCAGTTCGGCGTTGCGTACAGCTTTTGGCTTGTCGAGTGGCAAGGCCCTGGTTGATCATCAAGATAGCTCGCCGGACGGGACTGGACCACGGTGGTATTGTTAGGGGAATGCCGAAGGTGGGAACCAAACGCCGGAGGCTTGCTGGAAGTACAACGCAGGGTTGTGGCGCAGGTGTTGGCCGAAAATTAGCCTACTCGGCCACCACGCCGACAAGCAGCACATGGCTACCGGCTTGATTCGAACGCTCGCAAAGCTGGCCAAGCAGATCGAGGTCGCCTCGCTGGAGGTAGATGGCCGCCCACGGCAAAACCTGCCTGCGGCTGGGAGGAGCCAAGCAACAGGCGGCCGTCAGCGCCCGAGTCGAGCTGGATATTCAACTGCAGACCCGCAGAGAGCCGTCAGGAAAGAGCGTTTATAGCGACGCCCTGGAGCAGGTGAGCTGGCGGCCGCTCTATCGGAACCGCCGATGGGCGGCATTCGCATCCGCCAAGGGCCAGGAACTGGTCGAGGTCAAGGTTCCCAGCGGGGAGCGTTGGCTGCGGCCCGAGGATGCGATCGGCAACGTGCGATCCTTCGCTGGCCTTCAGGATGACGTATGGGTGGCCGCGACCCTACCTGAGCCCGGCAAGAGATCGAGCCCCGCGCTTAGGGCTCGAAGCGGTAAGCCGGCGGACTGATCGGATCCACCTCATGCCATTTGACGTCGCCCGGGATGCGGTAAGCCAGGGGGCGAATTCGGCTATAATCGCACCTGTCGTCCAGCCATGGCGCCGGCTTGCCAGCCTGATGCTCGCGCGCGGCATTGAGCAGCATCCGGCGCACTCGGATGATGACCGAATCGCTGGAGCCCAAATATTCGCGGCTGCGATCGAGCAGCACTCCCTGGGATTCCTGTACCACCAGATCTTCGTGCTGGACCGACCAGGTAATCCCGGTGAAATGCCCCTCCTTCATGGCGTTGCGATCCTGATGCCACATGTTGTCGACACTGCCGCGATTGCCGCCAAAGTCGTCCAGGTCGTTGACGGCGCCTTCCATGATCTCGGCCTTGTCCGCGTCGCTCATCGGCCGGTCGGGCCGATAATAGAGGTACCATTGGCTTTGCCATTCGTCGTCGATCGGGATGCAGCAGACCACGAACTGCACGTTTTCGGGGTTGACTGGAATAAACGAATAGTAGGGAAAGACGACTTCTCGTACACGTATATATACGCTGCCGTCGGCAAGTTCTCGCAGCGCGCCTTCGCGAAAGCCGTAGGGCTGCATCAAAAGCTCGAAGCGGGGCGCGGTGTTGGCCTGGCTGTAGCTGAGGTCGCTTTTGCCGTAAACTTTGCGCGGGCGCCAAGTGGTCCAGGAAGAATGCATGATGCCGACGTGAGCGGAGTCCAGTTGCCCCTCGAAGCCGGCAAACCAGTTATGATTCAAGATGGTTCGGCGCGGCATCACGTGGCTCTCCGGCAGCCGGCACAGCTCGAACTCGGGGAACTTGGGCGCCGGATCGCGCCGGCCCAGGTAGACCCAAACCATCCCGCCCCCCTCGCGCACCGGATAATGCTTGACGCGTACCTTGGCCGCGAATTCCGCCCGCCGCTCGGGCGGTTCGGAGGGCACTTCGACCACCTTGCCCGAAACGTCGATCTTCCAGCCGTGGAAGATACAGGTTAGGGCATTGTCCTCGTTGCGTGCCAGCGCCAGCGAGGTGCATCGATGGGGGCAGCCTTCGTCGAAGAAGCCTACCCGCCCGTCGGTGGCCCGAAAGGCGACGAAGTTTTCTCCCAAAAGCCGCACGCGCTTGGGCGCGCCGTCAGCCTCCAGCACCGCCGAGCGCAGAGCCGGGGTCCAATATTCACGTAACAACTCACCCATCGGGGTACCCGCGCCCACCTGGGTCAGGAGCCGGTTTTCTTCCTGGGTCAGCATCGCCAGCTATTTCCTTTCGCGCGAAATTTCCGCCACTCAGGCCACCGCTTTGCCAAACCAACTCCCGCCGCACCGGCTTTGGCGAGCCCGCCGTCGATCTATCGCGTCGCCATTGTGATAAAAGTCGAGTTCTGCACACGCAGGCCATGATGGATCAACGATACGCACAGCTGGGGCTCTCCTCGATGCTGGGGCGGCAGGCGGAAGCGTCCGACGGCGCGGCGGCCGCGCAGTTCGCCCATCGCATGCGGCGGGCTGCCGCCCGAGCCGGGCAACTGGGGCTGGAGCCCGCCGCAATCCATCT comes from the Candidatus Binataceae bacterium genome and includes:
- a CDS encoding Rieske 2Fe-2S domain-containing protein — protein: MLTQEENRLLTQVGAGTPMGELLREYWTPALRSAVLEADGAPKRVRLLGENFVAFRATDGRVGFFDEGCPHRCTSLALARNEDNALTCIFHGWKIDVSGKVVEVPSEPPERRAEFAAKVRVKHYPVREGGGMVWVYLGRRDPAPKFPEFELCRLPESHVMPRRTILNHNWFAGFEGQLDSAHVGIMHSSWTTWRPRKVYGKSDLSYSQANTAPRFELLMQPYGFREGALRELADGSVYIRVREVVFPYYSFIPVNPENVQFVVCCIPIDDEWQSQWYLYYRPDRPMSDADKAEIMEGAVNDLDDFGGNRGSVDNMWHQDRNAMKEGHFTGITWSVQHEDLVVQESQGVLLDRSREYLGSSDSVIIRVRRMLLNAAREHQAGKPAPWLDDRCDYSRIRPLAYRIPGDVKWHEVDPISPPAYRFEP